One window of the Canis aureus isolate CA01 chromosome 1, VMU_Caureus_v.1.0, whole genome shotgun sequence genome contains the following:
- the CLDN20 gene encoding claudin-20: MASAGLQLLAFVLALSGVSGVLTATLLPNWKVNVDSGSNIITAIVQLQGLWMDCTWYSTGMFSCTLKFSILSLPIYVQAARATMVLACVLSALGICTSTVGMKCTRLGGDRETKSHASFAGGVCLMSAGISGLIPTVWYTKEIIADFLDLTVPESNKHEPGGAVYIGFISAILLFVSGMIFCTSCIEKNPEAWLYPPKQQHIPATQLEGNSAYNLKDYV; this comes from the coding sequence ATGGCATCAGCAGGGCTCCAGCTCCTTGCTTTTGTCCTGGCCTTATCTGGAGTCTCTGGAGTGCTCACAGCCACTCTGCTGCCTAATTGGAAGGTGAATGTGGATTCGGGCTCCAACATCATAACAGCCATTGTACAGCTTCAAGGGCTTTGGATGGACTGCACATGGTACAGCACCGGTATGTTCAGCTGTACCCTGAAGTTCTCcattctgtccctccccatctaCGTGCAGGCTGCACGGGCCACCATGGTCCTGGCGTGTGTTCTGTCTGCTTTGGGGATCTGCACTTCTACAGTAGGAATGAAATGCACTCGCttaggaggagacagagaaacaaagagtCATGCTTCTTTTGCTGGAGGAGTCTGTCTCATGTCTGCAGGGATCTCTGGTTTGATACCAACAGTGTGGTACACAAAGGAGATCATAGCAGACTTTCTCGATCTGACAGTTCCAGAAAGCAACAAACATGAACCTGGAGGAGCCGTCTATATTGGATTCATTTCAGCCATACTGCTGTTTGTCTCTGGCATGATTTTCTGCACTTCctgtattgaaaagaatccagAAGCTTGGCTCTATCCACCCAAGCAGCAACATATCCCCGCCACACAACTAGAGGGCAATTCAGCATACAACCTGAAAGATTATGTGTAA